ATAGTGGCTGAACATCTCGCCGTACCTTCTGTTTACCTCCTAAAGGGACTTCCATGCAGTCTAGACTTCCATGCTACCCTCTgtccaaatcctccttcttaCATTCCACGGTTCTTCACACGCTATACAGATCACATGACATTTTCTCAGCGTGTGCATAATCTTATAGTTAGCTTGAGTAATTCTCTggtttgtctttttctttactcACCATACGATCATTTGATCAAAGAATTCCTCCAACAAGAGGCAACATTGCTCGAACTTTTAAGCCATGCATCCATTTGGCTCATGAAATATGATTTTGTGTTTGAGTACCCCAGGCCTGTAATGCCCAACATGGTTTTAGTTGGAGGCATAAGCTGCACTCAGGAACAATCATTGTCACAGgttagttactttttttttctttgttcagatATGACTGAACTGTTTGCTTCCACATGGAGCTCTGAGCAGTAACAAGTAATAGGTGAAAGAATAAAGTGGAAATGGCTATGGAAATGTTTTGCATCCCTTCATCCTTTGTGCAATGAGGAGAAAGTTACTTTGTAagagatttttcagatttccagaCAAGCACTCATGAAAATctatctgttttctgttttcaggaatTTCATTTTGTGTATCTGTTTACAAGACTGACTGGgattgtttagcctggaaaagagaaggcagaggggGATcctatcaatgtgtataaatacctgaaggaagggtgtaaagaggatggggccactcttttcagtggtgcccagtgacaggacaagaggtaacaggcagaaattgaaccacaggaagttccacctgaacgtaagggggaatttctccactgcgagagtgacggagcactcGAACtagttgcccagagaggttgtggagtctccttctctggagatcttcaaggcctgcctgaatgcaacccggtctaacatgctctagatgaccctgcttgagcagggaggtcggactagatgatctccagaggtcccttccaaccttactgattctatgaggAATTATGACAAAGCCAAATAATTCTATGAAAAGCAATGGGTACatactgaaacacaggaagctctgtcTGAACCTAAGGAAAAACTACTTGACTGTGAGGATAACAaaacactggcacaggttgccctgCGGGTCTGTGGAGCCTCCAACTTTGGAGGTATttaaaagccatctggacagcATCCTGGGTAACCAGCTCTAGGTGATCTCCTTAACtattcagtgattctgtgacttgCTGCTAGCCAGGGTAGTGCAACAGACCAAATAATGCTGGTCCTCTGCCCTTGAACAGAGGACAATTTATGAAGAATTTCAGAGACTGTGGCAGATATGAATGAAATCCTTGCCCTGCAGTGAAGTAGCAAGTTATCTGCTTCTTTTATGTTAAAAAGTCTGTTTCAGATCTGGACTACAAGTGTATTTTGCCTAAATTATACCAAACATCCCAGAGATGGGATGTCTGCCACTTTCCAGCATGCGGTCTGCCTGTTTCCTGatgctttctctcatttttcagtgAGTGTCTACTGCAGATTCTATCTGTGAAGGTGGTGTGGTGCACCCACCTGGTTGGGTAGGTCTAAATGTTGAGCATTGCTTCTTGCTGAGCAGATACTGATTAAAATATGTCTGTATGAAAGACTTAAGCAAAATAATCtgcatattttcaaagcatggCTGCAAAAAGTTTCATAATGGCAGTGAAGGGCATTTCTGAGCCGGAGGGCAGACCTTGGTACACAAAACCATTTaaagaatagaacaaaactaatggccccacagaaaataaatagggCTAAATACACCTTGAAACAGCATCTATGGTGCATCGGATCCACTGGATGAGGAACTTAAAAAAGCAAGTCAGCCACTGACCAAAGAATTTTGTACCAGAAGCACGTTTGTAGTTCATCTAGGAGTCCAAGGCAGTTTCAAATGTCAGTGAATTTGTACAGAATTGAGCCCTGAGTTCCTAACCAGGTATCCAAAGACTTACAGAGAACATGTATTTGGATAAATTTTGTATGGCAGAGTCACGCCCTGAAATTAGAGTTAGAGCTTACCTGGTTTGCCAGTATGAGAGCATCCATTCTGCTGTTCAGGGTGCCTCTATCAGTAAACCTTCCAAGGCTCCTTCCATCTGGGATCCGTTCTCAAACAAAGGGCTGCAGTAGTCTGGTCAGCCATGAAAACATATTACGGAGCATAAATTGAGAGAGTCAGTTCTGGTTATCCCTCAGACCCTAGACATTACATTTCAATTGACAGACTTGcaagaacatttatttcattttattaagatgaaaatattcattttatgcCTGATGCTCACAGCAGTTCCCTCCAGTTTTGTCTTCCCTTCCCTGGCTTCcccaatttttttctctgtagcacAGGATTTTTGTTCCAGCCTTCAGCTGGTTTTATGCTTCATCAGAATTCTTGTGTTTTTGCATTCTAGTGACAGCTCTTCTAGtctatcttttatttaaatcaaataaacaaaacagataaTAAAATTGGCAGCAGTTTGATATTATCATACCCAAGACAGACCCAATAAATGCAGATACTAATAGGTAAAGCTCTTTACTCTCAggacacttttttctttttttttttctttttttttttttaattctctcttgCAACTTGATGGTCTGAAAGGAAGAGTGTCAGCTATTAAACCCAGATCATCTGACATACaataaatgtcaaaataaaacacaagataTTTACCTAGGGGCTGGTTGCTTGGCAAAATATGATGATGAATAGATCTGTTTAATTAGTCTTTTTCAGTTCATCctttttaattcctgtttttcatttgcacaGAAACTGAAGACTTCGAATAGGCAGAATTTGCTGCAAGACTGTTCAGTAAACTTTTTCTCATGTCCATACTGAATCTTGCCCAGGGCCCCAATTCTGCAGACATTCACCTGTTTAACTTCACTCATCCACTTGTCCTAATTGTTTTTTGGGGACTCATTTACATATAGATAAATAATTCCTGATCAAAATTTTAGTTATGCTGCCTGTTCATCTTATTGCCTTTGCAGATAATTGGGTGGATGTGCAAGAGAAATTATAGATTATGACACAGGAAGGATTTTGACTGAGGGTGTTCGTTGTGTTTGCAGGAATTTGAAGCCATCGTGAATGCTTCTGGAGAACATGGCATTGTGGTCTTCTCTCTGGGCTCCATGGTCTCTGAAATCCCAATGAAGAAAGCCATAGAAATCGTAGAAGCCTTGGGATCAGTCTCTCAGACGGTACAGTTTGCCTCTCCCCCTTCCGACCCAGCAATTCAACACTGTATTCAAATATAGTATCTTTGGCTTCTAGAGTGCCCAGTCTTCCTGTCTTTTTCCTGATCCCTTCGGCAGAACAAAATGTCATCCCGGCTACAATTGTTAATGAAACAGGCTTTGTGCTTCACTGacatttcagctttgttttatgAAACCCACAGAGGAGCAGCAAGAGGTTGCTTACTGAGAATTAACCTTGTGTTTCTACCTCCTGAAAGGTTCTCTGGCGTTATACAGGAGAGGTGCCCCCCAACCTGCCAAAGAACGTAAAGCTCGTCAAATGGCTGCCACAGAATGATCTTCTAGGTAGGTCTGAGACACCTTAGGTGACCTGCAAATAACTCAGCATGTTTCTTTTAATCTGATAAGGTAGTTGTAGGACACCATTACCATTACCTGCACTGACTCCTTGCGTCACAGTAGGTCACAGGATTTCCATAAAGCCATTACTGCTTGAACCAGAGCTTGTCTTTTAGAAACTCATCTGCTTGTGATTTCAAAATTGCTGAATTATAGAAGAACACTGGAAAAGTGTTCCAACACTTGATTATGCTCACTGTCAAAGTGGGGTTTTATTTCTATCTAGCCTCAACACCCAACCAGGGATTATTGCCATGCTGTTCTCTACCGGATTGAAGAGGGAATTTAAGTTCTCTGAGTGAGTGTTTCCAGGCATATCcttgtgtttttaaagcagtggTGTTATACATGTCAGAAGTGCGTATGTTAGTTAGAGAACAGGGAGAAAGTGGCAGGGCTTGGCTATAGGAGAActgcaaaacaagcaaatggaaagacatgataaaaaaaaaatcagtagtaaCAACCTCTTTGACTTCCCTTGGACTGTGATTTCAGCCTCAAATATGAGAAGCTTTAGAGGAATATCTAGGGCTTTTCAGAGGCTACCAAAATCACAATGGAACTCTACAATCTATGTTCATTCAGTCCCCCATAATGCCCTGTTCCCTGCAGCCCTAAGTCTGTCCATAAGTGATGACCAACAAACAAGTATAAAGTTATTGATTTATACCTATAAATAAATGCTACTTTTTGCAACTTTCTCCCCCAGGATATCCTACTGTGACTTAACAAATCAAATGGCTAAACaagtctttctttcctccacagcTCACCCTAAGGCTCGTGCCTTTATTACCCATGGAGGCTCACATGGTATTTACGAGGCCATATGCAATGCAGTGCCAATGGTACTGATGCCTTTATTTGGAGACCAGATGGACAACGCCAAGCGAATCGAGACACGGGGAGCAGGATTGACACTGAATATACTTGAAATGACTTCGAAGGACATATCCGATGCCCTGCATGCAGTTATTAATGATAAAAAGTCAGTAGTAGGAGCACAGCCTTCTTCTGGCTGGTGGCTGCACTCTAGCTTCCAGTTTTACAGAACACTAATTATTCCCCTTCTTATATAAAAGATGTTACATCACTGAGAAGCCAGTGCCTGCCCTGGGTTAGCCTCATCCTGTCACTAGCTGCATCGTCCTCACTGCTTGGTATTATGAGCATTAGGTGATGAGACCTGGCTGATCTGAAAGGATGCAGGTATCTGAGAAGATGGGATATAAATGCAGTGGGAGAAAATCAGGTTGATAAAAGCTATGTCATATGATTAAAGCCAGTACTCCAGGCAGTGATGTAGAGGGCTTTGACACAATGCGGTAGGAAAGGCAAACAGTGGAGGAAGGTGTGGCAAACTGTGCTTTTGTTCCCCAAATCAGTGGTGAAACAAATCAGTGGTAAGCCTGAAAAGGCTGAAAGGGTCAGTTGCCTCACCGATTTTCTTTGCATGAAGCAACTAACTCCAGCTCCTCAGCTAGAGCATTCTCCTTTCTGGTGCTCCCTTTAACCTTTTGCTCATCCCAGCTGCCTCTCTTCTGGCTGTCCTGAGGTTCTACCTTGTGGGACAGCCTCCAGATCAGAATTGCCTCCCCTGCTATATCAGTCCTCCTGGCTGGATAATGTACGGGTAGGCATAACCAGAGaagctgtctgcacagcagcaggaggaaggagacaagTGGTAGAGCCCCAGAATAGTCCAGAGGCAGGTATTGTGTCTGCAGGCATTGTCAGCTGGCAAGATTTACTAACCACAGCTAATATCAAGAAATTATTCTACAGACCAGTTTTCTCAGtcacttctttttctctaggATTCATAAAGAGCAGTATTCATAGATATTTTGCTGCCTGGCTCAGTAATGCTGCAAAATCTGGCACGAAGTAGAAGCAATATGCAAGGATAGCTGAGGAGGTGCAAGGAACTGCACTAGACAGCATAGTATTGCAATCCGTATTCCCAGGGGGTTTTAAGGCATCACAGCAAAGAGGAGCTTTAAAACATATgtttctctcccccctcccattCTCTGTTGTCATTAGGGCCTCTCAGTCATTGGCATCCTCTTCTCCATCATGTTTTTGAGTAATGCTACCTTACTACCATTGTTTCCTAAACACTGTTCATCTTTTGATAATTTATATGTTCTGCTCTTCAGATGTACGGCTTTTCTACAACCCGTCTCACATTTCAGCTAGCTGCCTTCATCCATCATCTCAGATATTTTGCTGACAGCTCAAATTAAgcttttctacttctttttctgATACCTTTTCTCCATTATCTGCTATTGAAAACAGCACTTTTGCAGGTCCCTAACCTTGCCATTGCCCTTCCCTCTGACAGTGGGGAACACACAAGGAATCTCCCTGTGGTCCATCAGACAACAGACACTATATCATTCCTTTTTCCTAGAGATACACAGCCTTCTCAAACTTTCTAAACACAAAGTCATTGGAAACACTCAACTTCTTTTCTTGGCAGGTACAAAGAGAACATCAAACGTCTCTCAGACCTTCATCTCGACAGACCCATCCACCCCCTGGACCTGGCCGTGCACTGGGTGGAGTTTGTGATGAGACACAAAGGGGCCCCTCACTTGCGACCTGCTGCTCATGAACTCAACTGGATACAGTACCATTCCCTGGATGTCATTGCCTTCCTCCTGGCTGTGGTGCTTCTCTCCATGTTCATTTCTCTGAAGTGCTGCCTCTTCTGCTACCGGAGGTGCTTCCTTAAGAAGGGAAGGACCAACAAACCAGCCAAATCCAAGTCCCACTAGCAGATGAAACTGGTGGTGGGAGATAAGGCTTCTACTCCCATATGCAAGGATTACAGAACATCCCAAATCTCAATAAAGTAATTACTGACTTTCTGTCAAGAAATTATAGCATTTCCACTAGTGTCACAAGGGAGGTTGTTTCACTTTTTATAATCTTTGCCTTTAATTAAGAATcagttgttaaaaataattcatatagTAGTGCTTCAGTCACTTGGGAAGGTATCAGTGGGAAGAGCAGGTCTCCTGGCTTCCACTTTTCAGTGTGCTAAGGACTCatgatgtcattttttttctttctttcttttttttcttttcttttaaacctcCTACATGCATGAGAGATATACAGGAATTTTATAAGACTTTGCTCCAATGGCTTTAGTAGAAACATCTGCTCTAGTGTAAGAGTGTCAGGTTTACCAAGCACTTTGAAAACTTTGTATACCAGCTGTTATAGAAGAGGCAAATGTTATAAATTGACAGTATGTATCACATAAGTCAAGCTAGACACGCATCTTAAATggattgtgtgtgtgtttacaaTACTCTGAACTCAGTTCTTTTCAGCGCAGAAGTGATTGTAAAGCCCCTGCTTTTTCACTCAGGCTCCCCACCAGGCAGAGCTCTGTATGTGGAACTGGCCTACTAGATGATGACAATCTTTGTGagcaatgttttaaaaatccacCTGATTTACTCTTTGTAAACGATATTCTGTTAAAGACCCAAGCCCCAGCCCTATAAATAAATCCCCAATACTAACAATAAtggcttttgtgttttataacTTGAGAGGTATGGGGCTGGACTGTGATGAAGACggagctggggaaggggaagatTCAATGCAGTAGTGTGTGACATCCTCAGAGAAAGCCATCTTAATGCATAAAAGCCATTTCTCAACACTAAGGAATGCAGTGTTGCATGCACCCCCAAAGCAAGAAAGTAGGAAAACGCAGGGTTCTCTGAATGCAAATACATGTTTGGGTATTGTAAGGATCACAAAATTGCCAGCTTGCTTCTTCAACCATCTTAGCCTATACTTGAGCAAAAGAACCAGAGATGCTATGTGTCTCCTGAGAATACCAACCATATAAATCCCTTAGTTGTAAATGATTGACATTAAATGGATTGAAAGATAAGGATGCACATCTGTTGGCCATGGGCACCAGTCTCCTTTCTCTGGAGTACAACCCTATCAATTCAGCTTCTCACTTCCCAGGTCTcagagaaatcacagaatcagtaaggttggaagggacctctggagatcatctagtccaacctcccaaagatttcgtggtgctggttccactggggcttgaatGCAGGACCTTCAgtgtgtaaagcagatgtgataaccactacactatcctTCCCCCCAAAAACACACACCCCTGCTGGAGAACACCAATCCCTCCATCTTTCCCACATATCATCATTTTAGCAAGTGCTGATTGACTAAGTGCTAAGAGGTTAGATCCTCAGGCCATCCCACTCTCCCTATATGTGTTACCTACGGAAAAGTACATCCAGGTCTGAGCCATACTTCAGAAAAGACCTTAAGTGTAAATTAATATTCAGGACTCAAAACGGGCTGGAGCATTGTGGTATGTCATGGCAGCCCTCCTTTCAAACAGGAGTCCTGTTACGTAcctcctgcttttattttctatttgcatttgaaaatgtggGTACCTTAGTGAAGCCATTAAGCTGAAAAACATGatccctctcctcctctcacATGCACTAACCATGCTCACTCTGTTATAGAGTCCCAGGCAAATTTAATGTCTTTGCAGAATcaaggagaaggcaaaggaggTAGGTAGAGCCCACCTCAGccctttcctgcagcagtgccAAGTCTTCTCGGACATTCATGCCATGAGCAATCTGCAAAGGACCAACACTGACTTTTCATCCTCTGGCTTCCCCTCCCGTCCTTCTACCCGTAATGTAAGGAAATCTCTTGCCTTCCGCAGGGGGAAAGGGTGCCCGCAGTATATGAGAGCTGACTTTTTCAAACACAGCTTTCTCAGCTCTGCATGGTCCTGAAGCGACAGCTCTGGTGGCCTCCAAGATACTGTCTCCAACTGGATGAGGGGGCGAGAACACAGCTTGGGAGG
This DNA window, taken from Rhea pennata isolate bPtePen1 chromosome 6, bPtePen1.pri, whole genome shotgun sequence, encodes the following:
- the LOC134142377 gene encoding UDP-glucuronosyltransferase 1A1-like; its protein translation is MRKMVSLFPGFNSSVAWAIFFLLLWTFSEGGKLLIVPIDGSHWLSMRPVVERLRERGHEIVVLAPEINLRIHSSAHYTMKTYSVSYSKEYVEAEFKKLGYKIFTPQPFLEKMAKMANITTMFFDSCKRLLADQQLIKYFEESAFDAVLMDPFFPCGQIVAEHLAVPSVYLLKGLPCSLDFHATLCPNPPSYIPRFFTRYTDHMTFSQRVHNLIVSLSNSLVCLFLYSPYDHLIKEFLQQEATLLELLSHASIWLMKYDFVFEYPRPVMPNMVLVGGISCTQEQSLSQEFEAIVNASGEHGIVVFSLGSMVSEIPMKKAIEIVEALGSVSQTVLWRYTGEVPPNLPKNVKLVKWLPQNDLLAHPKARAFITHGGSHGIYEAICNAVPMVLMPLFGDQMDNAKRIETRGAGLTLNILEMTSKDISDALHAVINDKKYKENIKRLSDLHLDRPIHPLDLAVHWVEFVMRHKGAPHLRPAAHELNWIQYHSLDVIAFLLAVVLLSMFISLKCCLFCYRRCFLKKGRTNKPAKSKSH